A stretch of the Mycolicibacterium celeriflavum genome encodes the following:
- the hemE gene encoding uroporphyrinogen decarboxylase, whose protein sequence is MNIRRELPESPYLAAASGRKPSRVPVWFMRQAGRSLPEYRELRAKNTMMQACFDAGLITEITLQPVRRHGVDAAILFSDIVVPLRASGIDLDIVPDVGPVIEHPIRTAADVATLRPLEPQQVAPVAEAVKMLVSELGDVPLIGFAGAPFTLASYLVEGGPSRNHERTKAMMLGEPDTWHALMTALTDVTIAFLQVQVNAGVDAIQVFDSWAGTLSLADYRSYVLPHSTRVFAALADAGVPMTHFGVGTAELLGAMSQAASGHGAPAVVGVDWRTSLPDAAARVVPGTALQGNLDPVVLLAGWPVAERAARAVVDDGRRAVDAGAAGHVFNLGHGVLPATGPGIITDVVALVHSL, encoded by the coding sequence ATGAACATCCGCCGTGAGCTGCCCGAGTCGCCGTATCTGGCCGCCGCGAGCGGCCGCAAACCCAGTCGTGTGCCGGTGTGGTTCATGCGGCAGGCGGGCCGGTCGCTGCCGGAGTACCGCGAACTGCGGGCGAAGAACACGATGATGCAAGCCTGCTTCGATGCCGGGCTTATCACCGAGATCACGCTGCAGCCGGTCCGCAGGCACGGAGTCGACGCCGCGATCCTGTTCTCCGACATCGTGGTGCCGCTGCGGGCGTCCGGCATCGACCTCGACATCGTGCCCGATGTTGGCCCGGTGATCGAGCATCCGATCCGCACCGCCGCCGACGTCGCCACCCTGCGGCCGCTCGAGCCGCAGCAGGTCGCGCCCGTCGCCGAGGCCGTCAAAATGTTGGTGTCCGAGCTCGGCGACGTGCCGCTGATCGGGTTCGCCGGGGCGCCGTTCACGCTGGCGTCCTACCTGGTCGAAGGCGGACCGAGCCGCAACCACGAGCGCACCAAGGCGATGATGCTCGGCGAACCCGACACCTGGCACGCATTGATGACCGCGTTGACCGACGTCACGATCGCGTTTCTGCAGGTGCAGGTGAACGCCGGAGTCGACGCGATCCAGGTGTTCGACTCCTGGGCGGGCACGCTGTCGCTGGCCGACTACCGCAGCTACGTGCTGCCGCACAGCACCCGGGTGTTCGCGGCGCTGGCCGACGCCGGGGTGCCGATGACGCACTTCGGGGTGGGCACCGCCGAACTGCTGGGCGCGATGTCGCAGGCGGCGTCCGGCCATGGCGCCCCGGCCGTCGTCGGGGTCGACTGGCGCACGTCGCTACCCGACGCGGCCGCCCGAGTCGTTCCCGGAACAGCGCTGCAGGGCAACCTCGACCCGGTGGTGTTGCTGGCGGGCTGGCCGGTGGCGGAACGCGCGGCACGTGCCGTCGTCGACGACGGCAGGCGCGCTGTCGACGCCGGAGCGGCCGGCCATGTGTTCAACCTGGGTCACGGCGTGCTGCCTGCCACCGGCCCCGGGATCATCACCGATGTGGTGGCGCTGGTGCACTCGCTGTGA
- a CDS encoding alpha/beta fold hydrolase, translating to MDAELEGWKSAGRYFDYLGFDIFYRIDGPPLGEAPTLLMVHGYPFNSWDWSLIWPTLTERFTVIAPDMIGLGFSAKPSAYRYSVADHADVHEALLDHLHVENCHVLAHDLGDSVGQELLARSEFREQAYGSVHYRSITWLNGGLFNEAYTPRTMQKLMSATPLGGLMSPLQGSPLSRRLLESTINEMFGPNTKPTPEMMDRFHQILEYNDGKRVLHKVGRFLGDRYTHRNRWVRAMRETAVPMRLIDGPVDPNSGPHMARRYAEVIPDADVVMLADDIGHWPQLEAPTEVLRHFLAHVEKVAA from the coding sequence ATGGACGCCGAGTTGGAAGGCTGGAAGTCCGCGGGCCGATACTTCGACTACCTCGGCTTCGACATCTTCTACCGAATCGACGGCCCGCCGCTCGGCGAGGCGCCGACGCTGCTGATGGTCCACGGCTATCCGTTCAACTCGTGGGACTGGTCGCTGATCTGGCCGACGCTCACCGAGCGCTTCACCGTCATCGCGCCGGACATGATCGGCTTGGGCTTCTCGGCGAAACCGAGTGCCTACCGGTACTCGGTAGCCGATCACGCCGACGTACACGAGGCGCTGCTCGACCACCTGCACGTCGAAAACTGCCACGTGCTGGCCCACGACCTCGGCGACTCGGTCGGCCAGGAGCTGCTGGCGCGCAGCGAATTTCGCGAACAGGCCTACGGGTCGGTGCACTACCGGTCGATCACCTGGCTCAACGGCGGACTGTTCAACGAGGCATACACGCCCCGCACCATGCAGAAGCTGATGTCGGCAACGCCGCTGGGCGGCTTGATGAGCCCGCTGCAGGGCAGCCCGCTGTCGCGGCGCCTACTCGAGTCCACGATCAACGAGATGTTCGGTCCGAACACCAAGCCGACACCCGAGATGATGGACCGCTTCCACCAGATCCTCGAGTACAACGACGGGAAACGGGTGCTGCACAAGGTCGGACGCTTCCTCGGTGACCGCTACACGCATCGCAACCGCTGGGTGCGCGCGATGCGGGAAACCGCGGTGCCGATGCGCCTGATCGACGGGCCGGTCGACCCGAATTCGGGCCCCCACATGGCCCGTCGCTACGCCGAGGTGATTCCCGATGCCGACGTGGTGATGCTTGCCGACGACATCGGTCACTGGCCGCAACTCGAGGCGCCCACAGAAGTGTTGCGGCACTTCCTCGCCCACGTCGAGAAGGTGGCCGCCTAA
- a CDS encoding DUF3000 domain-containing protein, with product MTATTVRPEIELGPIRPPQRLAPFSYALGAEVRHPETVIVPERSEGDAFGRLILLHDPEGAEAWDGTMRLVAYIQADLDSSEAVDPLLPEVAWSWLVDALEERAEHVTALGGTVTATTSVRYGDISGPPRAHQLELRASWTATTLELGPHVEAFCEVLEHAAGLPPQGVTDLGSRTRA from the coding sequence ATGACTGCCACCACCGTCCGACCGGAGATCGAGCTCGGCCCGATCCGCCCGCCGCAGCGGCTGGCGCCGTTCAGCTATGCGCTTGGCGCCGAGGTGCGCCATCCCGAAACGGTGATCGTCCCGGAGCGCTCGGAGGGCGATGCGTTCGGCCGGCTGATCCTGCTGCACGACCCGGAAGGCGCCGAGGCGTGGGACGGCACCATGCGGCTGGTCGCCTACATCCAGGCCGACCTGGACTCCAGCGAGGCGGTTGATCCACTGCTGCCCGAAGTCGCGTGGAGTTGGCTCGTCGACGCGCTCGAGGAACGGGCTGAACACGTCACCGCCCTCGGCGGTACCGTCACCGCCACCACATCCGTGCGCTACGGCGACATCTCCGGCCCCCCACGTGCTCATCAGCTGGAACTGCGCGCCTCGTGGACGGCGACGACGCTCGAGTTGGGGCCGCATGTCGAGGCGTTCTGCGAGGTGCTCGAGCACGCGGCCGGTCTGCCTCCTCAGGGCGTCACCGACCTGGGCTCGCGCACCCGCGCTTGA
- a CDS encoding alpha/beta hydrolase family protein encodes MNFAGLIRVLTVALVCAVVLVGTASTASATAPQWSGLDARAYDGPIPAPGGLLESVPLDPALTVAGAGEAYRILYATIDQHDRPAVSTAVVFTPKSPPPQEGWPVIAWAHGTVGLGDNCTPSAQPRSERDDEYLTHWLNQGYAVVGSDYAGLGTPGLMSYLNSVTTARGVVDSVIAAHQMDLPLSPKWAVVGQSQGGGAAVATARWATEFSAGTGLDYRGVVATGTPADVESIVKQAGPDMAVPPELGPVANAYTAYIVAALREARPDLDLNHILTPAGRAAADQAETLCVAELSAAVADMTVPGFFTEPLASIPGATEAVDAFMGIPADGYDRPIFLGVGLLDRDVPPSLTLRFNDRLTANGQDVTLKVYPDEDHSGTVLASLPDSTPFLAQQFR; translated from the coding sequence ATGAATTTCGCTGGGCTGATTCGTGTTCTAACGGTCGCGCTGGTGTGTGCGGTCGTACTGGTGGGCACAGCCAGCACGGCATCGGCAACTGCGCCGCAGTGGTCGGGTCTCGACGCACGCGCCTACGACGGTCCGATCCCGGCGCCGGGCGGTTTGCTCGAGTCGGTCCCGCTCGACCCTGCCCTAACGGTGGCCGGCGCCGGTGAGGCCTATCGCATCCTGTACGCTACCATCGACCAGCATGACCGCCCCGCGGTGAGCACGGCAGTCGTCTTCACTCCGAAAAGCCCTCCGCCCCAGGAAGGTTGGCCCGTCATCGCCTGGGCGCACGGGACCGTCGGGCTGGGTGACAACTGCACGCCGTCGGCGCAGCCGCGCAGTGAACGCGACGACGAGTACCTGACGCACTGGCTGAACCAGGGTTACGCGGTGGTCGGTAGCGACTACGCCGGGCTGGGCACCCCGGGATTGATGAGCTACCTCAACAGCGTCACCACAGCGCGAGGCGTGGTGGATTCAGTGATCGCGGCACACCAGATGGATCTGCCGCTGTCACCCAAATGGGCTGTGGTGGGTCAGTCGCAAGGCGGTGGAGCAGCCGTCGCCACCGCCCGATGGGCCACGGAGTTCAGTGCCGGTACGGGTCTCGACTATCGCGGAGTCGTCGCCACCGGAACCCCAGCCGATGTCGAGAGCATCGTCAAGCAGGCGGGCCCCGACATGGCGGTCCCTCCGGAGCTCGGTCCGGTCGCCAACGCCTACACCGCCTACATCGTGGCCGCCCTGCGGGAGGCTCGCCCCGACCTCGACCTGAACCACATCCTCACCCCGGCCGGCCGCGCCGCGGCCGATCAGGCCGAAACCCTGTGTGTCGCTGAACTGTCCGCGGCAGTTGCCGACATGACGGTGCCTGGCTTCTTCACGGAGCCGTTGGCGTCGATTCCGGGCGCCACCGAGGCCGTCGATGCGTTCATGGGTATCCCTGCGGACGGATACGACCGGCCGATATTTCTCGGCGTCGGTCTGCTCGATCGCGATGTGCCGCCCAGCCTGACGCTGCGGTTCAACGACCGGCTCACCGCCAACGGTCAAGACGTCACCTTGAAGGTCTACCCCGATGAGGACCACAGTGGCACCGTGTTGGCTTCGCTGCCGGATTCCACGCCGTTCTTGGCGCAGCAGTTCCGCTGA
- a CDS encoding HRDC domain-containing protein produces MTRASSEASGAEHVEPEATPLLRPRGGVPELSSSVTEIRRAAELLASGRGPFAVDAERASGFRYSNRAYLVQIRRDGAGTVLIDPVSHGADPVETLAPVAEVLATDEWVLHAADQDLPCLAELGIRPVTVYDTELAGRLAGFEKVNLAAMVQRLLGLQLMKGHGAADWSKRPLPDEWLNYAALDVEVLIDLRDAIAATLEEQGKTYWAAQEFEHLRKFEAAPTRRDRWRRTSGIHKVRDPRALAAVRELWTTRDHIAQRRDIAPGRILPDSAIINAATADPDTVEKLTALPVFGGNRQRRSAKVWLDALARARTTQDLPSSQEPSNGPPPASRWARRKPEAAARLEAARAAISEVSQRVSVPPENLVSPDVVRRLCWDWEQVQDTAAVVEQFLRDAGARPWQRELTVPVLADALENSGEQPS; encoded by the coding sequence ATGACTAGGGCTTCATCGGAGGCATCTGGGGCCGAACACGTCGAGCCGGAAGCCACGCCGCTGCTCAGGCCGCGCGGCGGGGTGCCCGAACTGTCCAGCAGCGTCACCGAAATCCGCAGGGCCGCTGAGCTTCTGGCGTCCGGCCGCGGGCCGTTCGCGGTGGACGCCGAACGCGCATCCGGGTTCCGTTACTCCAACCGCGCCTACCTGGTGCAGATCCGGCGCGACGGCGCGGGCACCGTGTTGATCGACCCGGTGAGCCACGGCGCCGACCCGGTCGAGACGCTGGCGCCGGTGGCCGAGGTGCTGGCCACCGACGAGTGGGTGCTGCACGCCGCCGACCAGGATCTGCCGTGCCTCGCCGAACTCGGCATCCGGCCGGTCACCGTGTACGACACCGAGTTGGCGGGCCGGCTGGCCGGCTTCGAGAAGGTCAACCTCGCCGCGATGGTGCAGCGCCTGCTGGGCCTGCAACTCATGAAGGGGCACGGCGCGGCCGACTGGTCGAAGCGACCGTTGCCCGACGAGTGGCTCAACTACGCGGCGCTGGACGTCGAGGTGCTGATCGACCTGCGCGACGCGATCGCCGCGACGCTCGAGGAGCAGGGCAAAACCTACTGGGCGGCACAAGAATTCGAGCACCTGCGAAAGTTCGAGGCGGCACCGACACGCCGCGACCGCTGGCGCCGCACGTCGGGCATCCACAAGGTCCGCGACCCGCGGGCGCTGGCCGCGGTGCGCGAACTGTGGACCACCCGCGACCATATCGCCCAGCGCCGCGACATCGCGCCCGGCCGCATCCTGCCCGACTCGGCGATCATCAACGCCGCCACCGCCGATCCCGACACCGTCGAGAAGTTGACCGCGCTCCCGGTGTTCGGCGGAAACCGGCAACGCCGCAGCGCGAAGGTGTGGCTGGACGCGCTCGCGCGGGCGCGCACCACGCAGGACCTGCCGTCGTCGCAGGAGCCGTCGAACGGGCCACCGCCCGCATCCCGCTGGGCCAGGCGCAAACCCGAGGCGGCCGCGCGGCTGGAGGCGGCCCGGGCCGCGATATCCGAGGTGTCACAGCGGGTTTCGGTGCCGCCGGAGAACCTCGTCTCCCCCGACGTCGTGCGGCGGTTGTGCTGGGACTGGGAACAGGTCCAGGACACGGCCGCGGTGGTCGAGCAGTTTCTGCGCGACGCCGGCGCGCGACCGTGGCAACGCGAGTTGACCGTGCCCGTGCTGGCCGACGCTTTGGAGAACTCCGGCGAGCAACCGAGTTAG
- the msrB gene encoding peptide-methionine (R)-S-oxide reductase MsrB, with amino-acid sequence MTTPAPKLQLTDDQWRQKLTPEEFHVLREAGTERPFTGEYTDTKTEGIYECRACGAELFRSTEKFESHCGWPSFFDPADSDAVILRSDDSLGMHRVEVLCANCHSHLGHVFEGEGYPTPTDQRYCINSISLRLKPSS; translated from the coding sequence ATGACCACACCGGCTCCCAAACTGCAGCTGACCGACGACCAATGGCGCCAGAAGCTGACTCCCGAGGAGTTCCACGTCCTGCGCGAGGCCGGCACCGAGCGCCCCTTCACCGGTGAATACACCGACACCAAGACCGAAGGAATCTACGAGTGCCGCGCCTGCGGTGCCGAACTGTTCCGCAGCACCGAGAAGTTCGAATCGCACTGCGGCTGGCCGTCGTTCTTCGATCCCGCCGACTCCGACGCCGTCATCCTGCGGTCCGACGACTCGCTGGGCATGCACCGCGTCGAGGTGCTGTGCGCCAACTGCCACAGCCACCTGGGCCACGTCTTCGAAGGCGAGGGCTACCCCACGCCGACCGACCAGCGCTACTGCATCAACTCGATCTCGCTGCGGCTGAAGCCGAGCAGCTGA
- the hemQ gene encoding hydrogen peroxide-dependent heme synthase, whose protein sequence is MAKLDYDTLNSAIRYLMFSVFSVRPGELGEDRAAVVDETARFLKQQEERGVVVRGLYDIAGMRADADFMMWTHADNVEALQATYADFRRTTALGRASNPVWSNVALHRPAEFNKSHIPAFLAGEEPGNYICVYPFVRSYEWYLLPDEERRRMLSEHGMAARGYKDVRANTVPAFALGDYEWILAFEAPELHRIVDLMRDLRATDARRHTRAETPFFTGPRISAEQLIERLP, encoded by the coding sequence ATGGCCAAACTCGACTACGACACGCTCAACTCCGCCATCCGCTATCTGATGTTTTCGGTGTTCTCGGTGCGGCCGGGCGAGCTGGGAGAGGACCGCGCAGCGGTCGTCGACGAGACCGCGAGGTTCCTCAAGCAGCAGGAGGAACGCGGCGTCGTGGTGCGTGGCCTGTATGACATCGCGGGCATGCGCGCAGACGCGGACTTCATGATGTGGACGCACGCCGACAACGTCGAGGCCCTTCAGGCCACCTACGCCGACTTCCGTCGCACCACCGCGTTGGGGCGCGCAAGCAACCCGGTCTGGAGCAACGTCGCACTGCACCGCCCGGCGGAGTTCAACAAGAGCCACATCCCGGCGTTCCTTGCCGGCGAGGAGCCCGGCAACTACATCTGTGTGTACCCGTTCGTCCGGTCCTACGAGTGGTATCTGTTGCCCGACGAGGAGCGACGCCGCATGCTCTCCGAGCACGGCATGGCCGCGCGGGGCTACAAGGATGTGCGGGCCAACACCGTGCCGGCGTTCGCGCTCGGCGACTACGAGTGGATACTGGCGTTCGAGGCGCCGGAACTGCACCGGATCGTCGACCTGATGCGTGATCTGCGCGCCACCGACGCGCGCCGGCATACCCGTGCGGAGACCCCGTTCTTCACCGGTCCGCGGATCAGCGCCGAGCAGTTGATCGAACGCCTGCCGTAA
- a CDS encoding protoporphyrinogen oxidase, whose amino-acid sequence MTRAREEHQRVLSYCVVGGGISGLVAAYRLRVAAGPDASITLLDPADRLGGVLRTERIGGQPMDVGAEAFVARRPEVPALLAELGLADRQIGTTGARPLIYSQARLHPLPPGTLQGIPAQASALAGLVDDATLARIHAERQRPFSWRPGADPSVAELIGDRFGAQVVTRSVEPLLAGVYAGSAATIGVRSAVPALTAVLDRGARSLTDAVREALPPAVSGSVFGAVDGGYAVLVEELARRSGVRWLQVTAEGLQQAPQGWELIDDEGARHHADALVLAVPAPRLARLIADIAPRAAAAARRIPVASTALVALALPGGTPLPQQSGVLVANGERLRSKAVTLSSRKWGPRGNVELVRLSFGRFGDDLARSAGDEELLAWSTQDLATLFGVRTEPVDCHVQRWIDAMPQYGPGHGQLVAELRAALPPTIAVAGGFLDGIGVPACVSAATRAAASLVTPRVAR is encoded by the coding sequence GTGACCCGCGCACGCGAGGAGCATCAAAGAGTTCTGTCGTATTGCGTTGTGGGCGGCGGTATTTCGGGCCTCGTCGCCGCATATCGGCTGCGCGTCGCGGCGGGACCTGACGCATCGATAACGCTGTTGGACCCCGCGGACCGGCTCGGCGGCGTGCTGCGCACCGAGCGGATCGGCGGTCAGCCGATGGACGTGGGCGCGGAGGCGTTCGTCGCGCGGCGACCGGAAGTCCCCGCGTTGCTGGCCGAACTGGGGTTGGCGGACAGGCAGATCGGCACGACCGGCGCGCGCCCGCTGATCTACAGCCAGGCGCGCCTGCACCCGTTGCCGCCGGGCACGTTGCAGGGGATACCGGCGCAGGCGTCGGCGCTGGCCGGGCTGGTCGACGACGCGACGCTCGCACGCATACACGCCGAACGTCAGCGGCCGTTCTCGTGGCGACCCGGTGCCGATCCGTCCGTCGCCGAACTCATCGGTGACCGGTTCGGTGCGCAGGTGGTGACTCGATCGGTGGAGCCGCTGCTGGCGGGGGTCTACGCGGGCTCCGCGGCGACGATCGGGGTCCGGTCGGCGGTTCCGGCGCTGACCGCCGTACTGGACCGCGGTGCGCGCAGCCTGACCGACGCGGTGCGAGAGGCGCTGCCTCCGGCGGTCTCCGGATCGGTCTTCGGCGCGGTCGACGGCGGCTATGCGGTGCTGGTCGAGGAACTCGCCCGCCGGTCGGGCGTGCGCTGGCTGCAGGTCACCGCCGAGGGCCTGCAGCAGGCCCCGCAGGGTTGGGAGCTGATCGACGACGAGGGTGCCCGCCACCACGCGGACGCGCTGGTGCTAGCCGTGCCGGCACCGCGGTTGGCGCGGCTCATCGCCGACATCGCCCCGCGTGCCGCCGCTGCCGCGCGACGCATCCCGGTGGCCTCGACGGCGCTGGTGGCGTTGGCGTTGCCGGGCGGTACGCCGCTACCGCAGCAGTCCGGAGTGTTGGTGGCCAACGGTGAACGCCTGCGGTCGAAAGCGGTCACGTTGTCGTCGCGCAAGTGGGGCCCGCGCGGCAACGTCGAGTTGGTGCGCTTGTCCTTCGGCCGATTCGGCGATGATCTGGCCCGTAGCGCGGGCGACGAGGAGCTGCTGGCGTGGTCTACGCAGGATCTGGCGACGCTGTTCGGGGTGAGAACCGAGCCGGTCGACTGTCACGTGCAGCGATGGATCGACGCGATGCCGCAGTACGGACCCGGCCACGGTCAGCTGGTCGCCGAGTTGCGGGCAGCGCTGCCGCCGACGATCGCGGTGGCGGGCGGGTTCCTGGACGGCATCGGCGTGCCCGCGTGTGTGTCGGCGGCCACCAGGGCGGCGGCGTCGCTGGTCACCCCTCGCGTGGCACGATAG